One window of the Nocardia huaxiensis genome contains the following:
- a CDS encoding SUKH-4 family immunity protein: protein MTRHDDIASGSSVLDSAFRELLDGEPGLLYVCGPEGSGKTTALHRFAAAAPDTHLVDAAGLDADSVVAQLLTQPTRRPCRDFADLISALRRDRKGRTIIIANAHRVGSLLSGGAPQGLRGVLRWLRIATREGQLRLIVECDRAPDLTDPAEQQRTRVVELSSPDIEPVVPPDGPALPAVRALAQAQLRRLPIEGWAMLCHAAGLSVTTVQLTEWATEFPFLARDPDGIGFSSYALAEQLRHEFDAADLHAHMTGLLRTGDLSADWQRRSLPGHAIAAGRFDDLLADANALARIPQDALVEAFRAGYPDGIERGTHAASLHYLTGYGLTGAPHGEWVAHLAHDAILRGDPERARLLAESCPEPLLFHTVWSRQRARGDFREPEPWHTTDLETVGATRYNGTPAAVSVDEDGIAFILDATTGETLAGPVPDAFDHPGLTDVFEDGVPVDGELTTSGNWRRTTILRDGEPLGIFHHPTADYATMAADILVMAGPHGACGVRIDPTLLRTHPTTHLTPLLGAHGRLRPRPFDPTTLTNPRHLLEQVFTPAHLHRRTDLPETITHTPTRRLFTDTGVPAIEWLLGITLDPTGELPTRTWHSIPEADQPPGAGPFHLLGDCLGTPLLLDGSTGRVLRMIPADAPSYLHPRHHLLGTTLESFVLMLALLQRYATIHRTAGPDRNDVLAELRRHLPEVDPAATTDIWQHLLHFDEWH from the coding sequence ATGACACGGCACGACGACATCGCCTCCGGCAGTTCGGTTCTCGACAGCGCGTTCCGGGAACTACTGGACGGCGAGCCGGGCCTGCTCTACGTCTGCGGCCCCGAAGGCAGCGGCAAAACGACCGCGCTGCACCGATTCGCGGCCGCCGCCCCCGATACCCACCTGGTGGACGCGGCGGGCCTGGACGCGGATTCCGTGGTGGCGCAATTGCTTACGCAGCCGACCCGTCGACCGTGCCGGGACTTCGCCGACCTGATCTCCGCGCTGCGCCGGGACCGCAAGGGGCGCACGATCATCATCGCCAATGCCCATCGGGTGGGGTCGCTGCTGTCGGGCGGGGCGCCGCAGGGCCTGCGCGGCGTGCTGCGATGGCTGCGGATAGCCACCAGGGAAGGGCAACTGCGACTGATCGTCGAATGCGACCGCGCGCCCGATCTCACCGATCCCGCCGAACAGCAGCGAACCCGGGTCGTCGAGCTGAGCTCGCCCGACATCGAACCCGTCGTGCCACCGGACGGCCCAGCGCTCCCCGCAGTCCGCGCTCTGGCGCAGGCGCAATTGCGGCGGCTGCCGATCGAGGGCTGGGCAATGCTGTGCCACGCGGCCGGACTGTCTGTCACCACCGTCCAGCTCACCGAGTGGGCAACCGAATTCCCGTTCCTGGCACGGGATCCCGATGGCATCGGATTCTCCTCGTACGCCCTTGCCGAACAGTTGCGCCACGAATTCGACGCGGCAGACCTGCACGCCCACATGACCGGACTGCTCCGCACCGGTGACCTGAGCGCCGACTGGCAGCGGCGATCCCTCCCCGGCCACGCGATCGCCGCCGGACGCTTCGACGATCTCCTCGCCGACGCCAACGCCCTGGCACGGATCCCCCAGGACGCGCTGGTGGAAGCCTTCCGAGCCGGTTACCCCGACGGCATCGAACGCGGCACCCACGCAGCGTCCCTGCACTACCTGACCGGCTACGGCCTCACCGGCGCCCCGCACGGTGAATGGGTCGCACACCTTGCCCACGACGCGATCCTGCGCGGCGACCCCGAACGCGCCCGCCTGCTCGCCGAATCCTGCCCCGAGCCACTGCTTTTCCACACCGTCTGGTCCCGCCAGCGCGCCCGCGGCGACTTCCGGGAACCCGAGCCCTGGCACACGACCGACCTCGAAACAGTCGGCGCCACCCGCTACAACGGCACACCCGCCGCGGTCTCCGTGGACGAGGACGGCATCGCCTTCATCCTCGACGCCACCACCGGCGAAACCCTCGCGGGCCCCGTCCCCGACGCCTTCGACCACCCCGGCCTCACCGACGTCTTCGAAGACGGCGTCCCCGTCGACGGCGAACTGACCACCTCCGGAAACTGGCGCCGCACAACAATTCTCCGCGACGGCGAGCCGCTCGGCATCTTCCACCACCCCACCGCCGACTACGCCACCATGGCCGCCGACATCCTGGTCATGGCCGGCCCGCACGGCGCCTGCGGTGTGCGCATCGACCCCACCCTCCTGCGCACCCACCCCACCACCCACCTCACACCCTTGCTCGGCGCTCACGGCCGCCTCCGCCCGCGACCCTTCGACCCCACCACCCTCACCAACCCTCGCCACCTCCTCGAACAGGTCTTCACCCCCGCGCACCTACACCGTCGAACCGACCTCCCCGAAACCATCACCCATACCCCCACGCGCCGCCTCTTCACCGACACCGGCGTCCCCGCCATCGAATGGCTCCTGGGCATCACCCTCGACCCCACCGGCGAACTCCCCACCCGCACTTGGCATTCCATCCCCGAGGCCGACCAACCCCCCGGCGCGGGCCCCTTCCATCTCCTCGGCGACTGCCTCGGCACCCCATTGCTCCTCGACGGCAGCACCGGCCGCGTCCTCCGCATGATCCCCGCCGACGCGCCCTCCTACCTCCATCCCCGACACCACCTCCTGGGCACCACCCTGGAGTCCTTCGTGCTCATGCTCGCCCTGCTACAGCGCTACGCGACCATCCACCGCACCGCCGGCCCCGACCGCAACGACGTCCTCGCCGAACTCCGCCGGCACCTACCCGAAGTGGACCCCGCCGCGACCACCGACATCTGGCAGCATCTGCTGCACTTCGACGAGTGGCACTGA
- a CDS encoding helix-turn-helix transcriptional regulator yields the protein MTSTSAAEQRKRDLAQLRRVRDRIDREYAQPLDVEKLARDAHMSAGHLSRQFKAAYGEAPYSYLMTRRIERAMALLRRGDLSVTEVCFAVGCQSLGTFSTRFTELVGMSPSAYKKDAAQDIEGMPSCVAKQVTRPVRNREAQQPAPNLA from the coding sequence GTGACGAGCACCTCCGCCGCCGAGCAGCGCAAGCGGGATCTTGCGCAGTTGCGGCGGGTGCGGGATCGGATCGATCGGGAGTACGCGCAACCCCTCGACGTCGAGAAGCTCGCGCGGGATGCGCACATGTCGGCCGGGCATTTGAGCCGCCAGTTCAAGGCCGCATACGGCGAGGCACCGTACAGCTATCTCATGACGCGGCGGATCGAGCGGGCCATGGCCCTGCTGCGCCGGGGGGATCTGAGCGTCACCGAGGTCTGTTTCGCGGTGGGCTGTCAGTCGCTGGGGACGTTCAGTACCCGGTTCACCGAGCTGGTCGGCATGTCGCCGAGCGCCTACAAGAAGGATGCCGCGCAGGATATCGAGGGGATGCCGTCGTGCGTGGCCAAGCAGGTCACCAGACCGGTCAGGAATCGAGAAGCGCAGCAGCCTGCGCCGAATCTAGCCTGA
- a CDS encoding DUF6374 family protein, whose translation MPELSRLEWAHMNLDQVRRQLLDAAAWGKYITPEQLEHAAGKIAEGMRIYREEIGE comes from the coding sequence ATGCCGGAGTTGTCGCGCCTCGAATGGGCCCACATGAACCTCGACCAGGTCCGCAGACAACTGCTCGACGCCGCCGCCTGGGGCAAGTACATAACCCCCGAGCAACTCGAACACGCCGCGGGCAAGATCGCCGAGGGCATGCGCATCTACCGCGAGGAGATCGGCGAATGA
- a CDS encoding PaaI family thioesterase, with the protein MTDTVLDPTGAQLFATMPFSDKLGIEVLEHGRDLVRTRLAWDESLCTLGGAMHGGVFMSLADSTAAVCAFLNLPEGAQGTTTVESKTNFLRGLRSGYATATARPLHAGRKFIIVETEIHDDAGKLVAKVTQTQAVL; encoded by the coding sequence ATGACCGACACCGTGCTCGACCCCACCGGCGCCCAGCTCTTCGCCACCATGCCCTTCAGCGACAAGCTGGGCATCGAAGTCCTCGAACACGGCAGGGACCTGGTCCGCACCCGCCTGGCCTGGGACGAGTCCCTGTGCACCCTGGGCGGCGCCATGCACGGCGGCGTCTTCATGTCCCTCGCCGATTCCACCGCCGCCGTCTGCGCCTTCCTGAATCTCCCCGAGGGCGCGCAGGGCACCACCACGGTCGAGTCCAAGACCAATTTCCTGCGCGGCCTCCGCTCCGGCTACGCCACCGCCACCGCCCGCCCCCTGCACGCGGGCCGCAAGTTCATCATCGTGGAGACCGAAATCCACGACGACGCAGGCAAACTCGTCGCCAAGGTGACCCAGACCCAAGCGGTGCTCTGA
- a CDS encoding VOC family protein, producing the protein MDITIQSSFLPQDDPDAAVAFYRDTLGFEVRKDVGYNGMRWITVGPPGQTDTNIVLYPPEASPGLTDDERKTITDMMAKGTYASVVLATDDVDAAFEKIQATAEVVQEPADQPYGVRDCAFRDPAGNMVRLQQAN; encoded by the coding sequence ATGGATATCACCATTCAATCGAGCTTCCTGCCGCAGGACGATCCGGATGCGGCCGTGGCCTTCTACCGCGACACGCTGGGCTTCGAGGTCCGCAAGGATGTCGGCTACAACGGCATGCGCTGGATCACGGTCGGCCCGCCCGGACAGACCGACACCAATATCGTGCTCTATCCGCCGGAGGCCAGCCCCGGTCTCACCGATGACGAGCGCAAGACCATCACCGACATGATGGCCAAGGGCACCTATGCCAGCGTCGTGCTGGCAACCGATGATGTGGATGCCGCGTTCGAGAAGATCCAGGCCACCGCCGAGGTCGTGCAGGAACCGGCCGATCAGCCCTACGGCGTGCGCGACTGCGCCTTCCGCGATCCCGCGGGCAATATGGTCCGCCTCCAGCAGGCGAACTGA